In Mustela nigripes isolate SB6536 chromosome 12, MUSNIG.SB6536, whole genome shotgun sequence, one DNA window encodes the following:
- the FAM170A gene encoding protein FAM170A: protein MKQRQKRKHLESEEPPESAQQGGGVSKSQEDAPQLESTGVAKSWDTAVGEVSSASEYFSCVSSPRKLICAGLRRVPQDSPQPRSPLTQVQEQGETAAPSHRVSSSPSSYKTCVSSLHTNKEEKGMKIYYMQVQMKKGVAVSWETSETSESLEKQPRIEEVTLPEDVQPLRFVSRKIPEDGVAFSWEREKTGPWGE, encoded by the exons ATGAAACAGCGACAGAAGAGGAAACATCTGGAAAGTGAAGAGCCCCCGGAAAGTGCCCAGCAGGGAGGAG GGGTCTCAAAGTCACAGGAGGATGCCCCTCAGCTTGAATCAACTGGGGTGGCCAAAAGTTGGGACACGGCGGTGGGGGAAGTGTCCTCTGCCTCTGAATACTTCTCCTGTGTCTCTTCTCCACGCAAGCTCATCTGTGCTG GACTCCGGCGAGTACCTCAAGACAGTCCCCAGCCTAGATCACCCCTAACCCAGGTTCAGGAACAAGGGGAGACTGCTGCCCCCTCACACCGAGTCTCTTCATCCCCTTCGTCCTATAAAACCTGTGTGTCCTCTCTGCACAcaaacaaagaggaaaagggCATGAAAATATACTACATGCAGGTACAAATGAAAAAGGGCGTGGCTGTCTCCTGGGAGACCTCGGAGACCTCGGAGTCACTAGAAAAGCAGCCAAGGATAGAAGAAGTGACCCTTCCCGAGGATGTGCAG CCACTGAGATTTGTGAGCCGGAAGATCCCAGAAGATGGTGTGGCCTTCTCTTGGGAGAG GGAGAAGACAGGACCCTGGGGAGAATAG